One region of Oryza sativa Japonica Group chromosome 5, ASM3414082v1 genomic DNA includes:
- the LOC4339720 gene encoding sister chromatid cohesion 1 protein 1 isoform X3 translates to MFYSHQLLARKAPLGQIWMAATLHSKINRKRLDKLDIIKICEEILNPSVPMALRLSGILMGGVAIVYERKVKALYDDVSRFLIEINEAWRVKPVADPTVLPKGKTQAKYEAVTLPENIMDMDVEQPMLFSEADTTRFRGMRLEDLDDQYINVNLDDDDFSRAENHHQADAENITLADNFGSGLGETDVFNRFERFDITDDDATFNVTPDGHPQVPSNLVPSPPRQEDSPQQQENHHAASSPLHEEAQQGGASVKNEQEQQKMKGQQPAKSSKRKKRRKDDEVMMDNDQIMIPGNVYQTWLKDPSSLITKRHRINSKVNLIRSIKIRDLMDLPLVSLISSLEKSPLEFYYPKELMQLWKECTEVKSPKAPSSGGQQSSSPEQQQRNLPPQAFPTQPQVDNDREMGFHPVDFADDIEKLRGNTSGEYGRDYDAFHSDHSVTPGSPGLSRRSASSSGGSGRGFTQLDPEVQLPSGRSKRQHSSGKSFGNLDPVEEEFPFEQELRDFKMRRLSDVGPTPDLLEEIEPTQTPYEKKSNPIDQVTQSIHSYLKLHFDTPGASQSESLSQLAHGMTTAKAARLFYQACDCSHV, encoded by the exons ATGTTCTACTCGCACCAGCTCCTCGCGCGGAAGGCTCCGCTCGGCCAGATATG GATGGCGGCGACGCTTCACTCGAAGATCAACCGGAAGCGGCTTGACAAGCTCGACATCATCAAAATCTG TGAGGAGATTTTGAACCCGTCGGTACCCATGGCACTAAGGCTCTCCGGAATTCTCATGG GTGGTGTGGCGATCGTGTACGAGAGGAAGGTGAAGGCTCTGTATG ATGATGTGTCTCGGTTTCTG ATTGAGATCAACGAGGCATGGCGGGTCAAGCCAGTCGCAGACCCCACCGTACTTCCCAAGGGCAAAACCCAAGCCAA GTATGAAGCAGTAACACTGCCAGAGAATATCATGGATATGGATGTGGAGCAGCCCATGCTTTTCTCAGAGGCTGATACTACAAGGTTCCGGGGAATG CGTTTGGAGGATTTGGATGACCAATACATTAATGTCAACCTAGACGATGATGACTTCTCGCGCGCTGAGAATCATCACCAAG CTGATGCAGAAAATATCACCCTGGCTGATAATTTCGGGTCTGGGCTTGGAGAGACTGATGTGTTCAATCGTTTTGAGAG ATTCGACATAACAGATGATGATGCAACTTTCAATGTCACTCCTGATGGACACCCACAGGTTCCAAGTAATCTGGTTCCTTCTCCACCTAGGCAGGAAGACTCTCCTCAGCAACAAGAAAACCATCATGCTGCCTCATCCCCTCTTCACGAAGAAGCTCAACAAG GGGGGGCATCTGTAAAAAATGAGCAAGAGCAGCAGAAGATGAAG GGTCAGCAACCTGCTAAATCatcaaagagaaaaaaacgTAGGAAAGATGATGAGGTGATGATGGATAACGACCAGATAATGATCCCAGGAAATGTATATCAAACATGGCTGAAGGATCCATCAAGCCTCATTACCAAAAGGCACAGAATCAACAGT AAAGTTAATCTTATTCGGTCAATCAAGATAAGAGACCTCATGGACTTGCCCCTCGTTTCTCTAATATCTTCCTTGGAGAAGTCACCCTTAGAATTTTATTATCCTAAGGAACTTATGCAGCTTTGGAAGGAATGTACTGAAGTCAAGTCCCCAAAAGCTCCATCTTCAG GAGGGCAGCAGTCATCATCACCAGAACAACAGCAAAGAAACTTGCCTCCTCAGGCATTTCCAACCcag CCTCAGGTTGATAATGACAGGGAAATGGGATTTCACCCAGTGGACTTTGCAGATGACATCGAAAAACTCCGAGGAAACACTAGTGGGGAATATGGAAGAGATTATGATGCTTTTCACAGTGATCATAGTGTTACTCCTGGAAGTCCTG GGCTAAGTCGCAGGTCTGCTTCAAGCTCTGGTGGCTCTGGACGGGGATTTACGCAGTTGGATCCAGAAGTACAGTTGCCATCCGGAAG GTCCAAGAGGCAGCATTCATCTGGAAAAAGCTTTGGGAACCTCGATCCAGTTGAAGAAGAATTCCCATTCGAGCAAGAACTTAGAGATTTCAAGATGAGAAGGCTTTCAGATGTTGGGCCAACTCCAG ACCTGCTGGAAGAAATCGAACCTACTCAAACCCCATATGAAAAGAAATCCAATCCTATCGACCAGGTCACACAATCAATCCACTC GTACCTCAAGCTACACTTTGACACCCCAGGGGCCTCACAGTCTGAATCATTAAGTCAGCTAGCACATGGGATGACTACAGCAAAGGCTGCCCGACTCTTCTATCAAGCATGCG aTTGTAGCCATGTTTGA
- the LOC4339720 gene encoding sister chromatid cohesion 1 protein 1 isoform X2, which translates to MFYSHQLLARKAPLGQIWMAATLHSKINRKRLDKLDIIKICEEILNPSVPMALRLSGILMGGVAIVYERKVKALYDDVSRFLIEINEAWRVKPVADPTVLPKGKTQAKYEAVTLPENIMDMDVEQPMLFSEADTTRFRGMRLEDLDDQYINVNLDDDDFSRAENHHQENITLADNFGSGLGETDVFNRFERFDITDDDATFNVTPDGHPQVPSNLVPSPPRQEDSPQQQENHHAASSPLHEEAQQGGASVKNEQEQQKMKGQQPAKSSKRKKRRKDDEVMMDNDQIMIPGNVYQTWLKDPSSLITKRHRINSKVNLIRSIKIRDLMDLPLVSLISSLEKSPLEFYYPKELMQLWKECTEVKSPKAPSSGGQQSSSPEQQQRNLPPQAFPTQPQVDNDREMGFHPVDFADDIEKLRGNTSGEYGRDYDAFHSDHSVTPGSPGLSRRSASSSGGSGRGFTQLDPEVQLPSGRSKRQHSSGKSFGNLDPVEEEFPFEQELRDFKMRRLSDVGPTPDLLEEIEPTQTPYEKKSNPIDQVTQSIHSYLKLHFDTPGASQSESLSQLAHGMTTAKAARLFYQACVLATHDFIKVNQLEPYGDILISRGPKM; encoded by the exons ATGTTCTACTCGCACCAGCTCCTCGCGCGGAAGGCTCCGCTCGGCCAGATATG GATGGCGGCGACGCTTCACTCGAAGATCAACCGGAAGCGGCTTGACAAGCTCGACATCATCAAAATCTG TGAGGAGATTTTGAACCCGTCGGTACCCATGGCACTAAGGCTCTCCGGAATTCTCATGG GTGGTGTGGCGATCGTGTACGAGAGGAAGGTGAAGGCTCTGTATG ATGATGTGTCTCGGTTTCTG ATTGAGATCAACGAGGCATGGCGGGTCAAGCCAGTCGCAGACCCCACCGTACTTCCCAAGGGCAAAACCCAAGCCAA GTATGAAGCAGTAACACTGCCAGAGAATATCATGGATATGGATGTGGAGCAGCCCATGCTTTTCTCAGAGGCTGATACTACAAGGTTCCGGGGAATG CGTTTGGAGGATTTGGATGACCAATACATTAATGTCAACCTAGACGATGATGACTTCTCGCGCGCTGAGAATCATCACCAAG AAAATATCACCCTGGCTGATAATTTCGGGTCTGGGCTTGGAGAGACTGATGTGTTCAATCGTTTTGAGAG ATTCGACATAACAGATGATGATGCAACTTTCAATGTCACTCCTGATGGACACCCACAGGTTCCAAGTAATCTGGTTCCTTCTCCACCTAGGCAGGAAGACTCTCCTCAGCAACAAGAAAACCATCATGCTGCCTCATCCCCTCTTCACGAAGAAGCTCAACAAG GGGGGGCATCTGTAAAAAATGAGCAAGAGCAGCAGAAGATGAAG GGTCAGCAACCTGCTAAATCatcaaagagaaaaaaacgTAGGAAAGATGATGAGGTGATGATGGATAACGACCAGATAATGATCCCAGGAAATGTATATCAAACATGGCTGAAGGATCCATCAAGCCTCATTACCAAAAGGCACAGAATCAACAGT AAAGTTAATCTTATTCGGTCAATCAAGATAAGAGACCTCATGGACTTGCCCCTCGTTTCTCTAATATCTTCCTTGGAGAAGTCACCCTTAGAATTTTATTATCCTAAGGAACTTATGCAGCTTTGGAAGGAATGTACTGAAGTCAAGTCCCCAAAAGCTCCATCTTCAG GAGGGCAGCAGTCATCATCACCAGAACAACAGCAAAGAAACTTGCCTCCTCAGGCATTTCCAACCcag CCTCAGGTTGATAATGACAGGGAAATGGGATTTCACCCAGTGGACTTTGCAGATGACATCGAAAAACTCCGAGGAAACACTAGTGGGGAATATGGAAGAGATTATGATGCTTTTCACAGTGATCATAGTGTTACTCCTGGAAGTCCTG GGCTAAGTCGCAGGTCTGCTTCAAGCTCTGGTGGCTCTGGACGGGGATTTACGCAGTTGGATCCAGAAGTACAGTTGCCATCCGGAAG GTCCAAGAGGCAGCATTCATCTGGAAAAAGCTTTGGGAACCTCGATCCAGTTGAAGAAGAATTCCCATTCGAGCAAGAACTTAGAGATTTCAAGATGAGAAGGCTTTCAGATGTTGGGCCAACTCCAG ACCTGCTGGAAGAAATCGAACCTACTCAAACCCCATATGAAAAGAAATCCAATCCTATCGACCAGGTCACACAATCAATCCACTC GTACCTCAAGCTACACTTTGACACCCCAGGGGCCTCACAGTCTGAATCATTAAGTCAGCTAGCACATGGGATGACTACAGCAAAGGCTGCCCGACTCTTCTATCAAGCATGCG TTTTAGCAACTCATGATTTTATCAAGGTTAACCAGCTGGAACCATACGGAGACATCTTGATCTCGAGGGGACCAAAGATGTGA
- the LOC4339720 gene encoding sister chromatid cohesion 1 protein 1 isoform X4, which translates to MIEINEAWRVKPVADPTVLPKGKTQAKYEAVTLPENIMDMDVEQPMLFSEADTTRFRGMRLEDLDDQYINVNLDDDDFSRAENHHQADAENITLADNFGSGLGETDVFNRFERFDITDDDATFNVTPDGHPQVPSNLVPSPPRQEDSPQQQENHHAASSPLHEEAQQGGASVKNEQEQQKMKGQQPAKSSKRKKRRKDDEVMMDNDQIMIPGNVYQTWLKDPSSLITKRHRINSKVNLIRSIKIRDLMDLPLVSLISSLEKSPLEFYYPKELMQLWKECTEVKSPKAPSSGGQQSSSPEQQQRNLPPQAFPTQPQVDNDREMGFHPVDFADDIEKLRGNTSGEYGRDYDAFHSDHSVTPGSPGLSRRSASSSGGSGRGFTQLDPEVQLPSGRSKRQHSSGKSFGNLDPVEEEFPFEQELRDFKMRRLSDVGPTPDLLEEIEPTQTPYEKKSNPIDQVTQSIHSYLKLHFDTPGASQSESLSQLAHGMTTAKAARLFYQACVLATHDFIKVNQLEPYGDILISRGPKM; encoded by the exons ATG ATTGAGATCAACGAGGCATGGCGGGTCAAGCCAGTCGCAGACCCCACCGTACTTCCCAAGGGCAAAACCCAAGCCAA GTATGAAGCAGTAACACTGCCAGAGAATATCATGGATATGGATGTGGAGCAGCCCATGCTTTTCTCAGAGGCTGATACTACAAGGTTCCGGGGAATG CGTTTGGAGGATTTGGATGACCAATACATTAATGTCAACCTAGACGATGATGACTTCTCGCGCGCTGAGAATCATCACCAAG CTGATGCAGAAAATATCACCCTGGCTGATAATTTCGGGTCTGGGCTTGGAGAGACTGATGTGTTCAATCGTTTTGAGAG ATTCGACATAACAGATGATGATGCAACTTTCAATGTCACTCCTGATGGACACCCACAGGTTCCAAGTAATCTGGTTCCTTCTCCACCTAGGCAGGAAGACTCTCCTCAGCAACAAGAAAACCATCATGCTGCCTCATCCCCTCTTCACGAAGAAGCTCAACAAG GGGGGGCATCTGTAAAAAATGAGCAAGAGCAGCAGAAGATGAAG GGTCAGCAACCTGCTAAATCatcaaagagaaaaaaacgTAGGAAAGATGATGAGGTGATGATGGATAACGACCAGATAATGATCCCAGGAAATGTATATCAAACATGGCTGAAGGATCCATCAAGCCTCATTACCAAAAGGCACAGAATCAACAGT AAAGTTAATCTTATTCGGTCAATCAAGATAAGAGACCTCATGGACTTGCCCCTCGTTTCTCTAATATCTTCCTTGGAGAAGTCACCCTTAGAATTTTATTATCCTAAGGAACTTATGCAGCTTTGGAAGGAATGTACTGAAGTCAAGTCCCCAAAAGCTCCATCTTCAG GAGGGCAGCAGTCATCATCACCAGAACAACAGCAAAGAAACTTGCCTCCTCAGGCATTTCCAACCcag CCTCAGGTTGATAATGACAGGGAAATGGGATTTCACCCAGTGGACTTTGCAGATGACATCGAAAAACTCCGAGGAAACACTAGTGGGGAATATGGAAGAGATTATGATGCTTTTCACAGTGATCATAGTGTTACTCCTGGAAGTCCTG GGCTAAGTCGCAGGTCTGCTTCAAGCTCTGGTGGCTCTGGACGGGGATTTACGCAGTTGGATCCAGAAGTACAGTTGCCATCCGGAAG GTCCAAGAGGCAGCATTCATCTGGAAAAAGCTTTGGGAACCTCGATCCAGTTGAAGAAGAATTCCCATTCGAGCAAGAACTTAGAGATTTCAAGATGAGAAGGCTTTCAGATGTTGGGCCAACTCCAG ACCTGCTGGAAGAAATCGAACCTACTCAAACCCCATATGAAAAGAAATCCAATCCTATCGACCAGGTCACACAATCAATCCACTC GTACCTCAAGCTACACTTTGACACCCCAGGGGCCTCACAGTCTGAATCATTAAGTCAGCTAGCACATGGGATGACTACAGCAAAGGCTGCCCGACTCTTCTATCAAGCATGCG TTTTAGCAACTCATGATTTTATCAAGGTTAACCAGCTGGAACCATACGGAGACATCTTGATCTCGAGGGGACCAAAGATGTGA
- the LOC4339720 gene encoding sister chromatid cohesion 1 protein 1 isoform X1 has product MFYSHQLLARKAPLGQIWMAATLHSKINRKRLDKLDIIKICEEILNPSVPMALRLSGILMGGVAIVYERKVKALYDDVSRFLIEINEAWRVKPVADPTVLPKGKTQAKYEAVTLPENIMDMDVEQPMLFSEADTTRFRGMRLEDLDDQYINVNLDDDDFSRAENHHQADAENITLADNFGSGLGETDVFNRFERFDITDDDATFNVTPDGHPQVPSNLVPSPPRQEDSPQQQENHHAASSPLHEEAQQGGASVKNEQEQQKMKGQQPAKSSKRKKRRKDDEVMMDNDQIMIPGNVYQTWLKDPSSLITKRHRINSKVNLIRSIKIRDLMDLPLVSLISSLEKSPLEFYYPKELMQLWKECTEVKSPKAPSSGGQQSSSPEQQQRNLPPQAFPTQPQVDNDREMGFHPVDFADDIEKLRGNTSGEYGRDYDAFHSDHSVTPGSPGLSRRSASSSGGSGRGFTQLDPEVQLPSGRSKRQHSSGKSFGNLDPVEEEFPFEQELRDFKMRRLSDVGPTPDLLEEIEPTQTPYEKKSNPIDQVTQSIHSYLKLHFDTPGASQSESLSQLAHGMTTAKAARLFYQACVLATHDFIKVNQLEPYGDILISRGPKM; this is encoded by the exons ATGTTCTACTCGCACCAGCTCCTCGCGCGGAAGGCTCCGCTCGGCCAGATATG GATGGCGGCGACGCTTCACTCGAAGATCAACCGGAAGCGGCTTGACAAGCTCGACATCATCAAAATCTG TGAGGAGATTTTGAACCCGTCGGTACCCATGGCACTAAGGCTCTCCGGAATTCTCATGG GTGGTGTGGCGATCGTGTACGAGAGGAAGGTGAAGGCTCTGTATG ATGATGTGTCTCGGTTTCTG ATTGAGATCAACGAGGCATGGCGGGTCAAGCCAGTCGCAGACCCCACCGTACTTCCCAAGGGCAAAACCCAAGCCAA GTATGAAGCAGTAACACTGCCAGAGAATATCATGGATATGGATGTGGAGCAGCCCATGCTTTTCTCAGAGGCTGATACTACAAGGTTCCGGGGAATG CGTTTGGAGGATTTGGATGACCAATACATTAATGTCAACCTAGACGATGATGACTTCTCGCGCGCTGAGAATCATCACCAAG CTGATGCAGAAAATATCACCCTGGCTGATAATTTCGGGTCTGGGCTTGGAGAGACTGATGTGTTCAATCGTTTTGAGAG ATTCGACATAACAGATGATGATGCAACTTTCAATGTCACTCCTGATGGACACCCACAGGTTCCAAGTAATCTGGTTCCTTCTCCACCTAGGCAGGAAGACTCTCCTCAGCAACAAGAAAACCATCATGCTGCCTCATCCCCTCTTCACGAAGAAGCTCAACAAG GGGGGGCATCTGTAAAAAATGAGCAAGAGCAGCAGAAGATGAAG GGTCAGCAACCTGCTAAATCatcaaagagaaaaaaacgTAGGAAAGATGATGAGGTGATGATGGATAACGACCAGATAATGATCCCAGGAAATGTATATCAAACATGGCTGAAGGATCCATCAAGCCTCATTACCAAAAGGCACAGAATCAACAGT AAAGTTAATCTTATTCGGTCAATCAAGATAAGAGACCTCATGGACTTGCCCCTCGTTTCTCTAATATCTTCCTTGGAGAAGTCACCCTTAGAATTTTATTATCCTAAGGAACTTATGCAGCTTTGGAAGGAATGTACTGAAGTCAAGTCCCCAAAAGCTCCATCTTCAG GAGGGCAGCAGTCATCATCACCAGAACAACAGCAAAGAAACTTGCCTCCTCAGGCATTTCCAACCcag CCTCAGGTTGATAATGACAGGGAAATGGGATTTCACCCAGTGGACTTTGCAGATGACATCGAAAAACTCCGAGGAAACACTAGTGGGGAATATGGAAGAGATTATGATGCTTTTCACAGTGATCATAGTGTTACTCCTGGAAGTCCTG GGCTAAGTCGCAGGTCTGCTTCAAGCTCTGGTGGCTCTGGACGGGGATTTACGCAGTTGGATCCAGAAGTACAGTTGCCATCCGGAAG GTCCAAGAGGCAGCATTCATCTGGAAAAAGCTTTGGGAACCTCGATCCAGTTGAAGAAGAATTCCCATTCGAGCAAGAACTTAGAGATTTCAAGATGAGAAGGCTTTCAGATGTTGGGCCAACTCCAG ACCTGCTGGAAGAAATCGAACCTACTCAAACCCCATATGAAAAGAAATCCAATCCTATCGACCAGGTCACACAATCAATCCACTC GTACCTCAAGCTACACTTTGACACCCCAGGGGCCTCACAGTCTGAATCATTAAGTCAGCTAGCACATGGGATGACTACAGCAAAGGCTGCCCGACTCTTCTATCAAGCATGCG TTTTAGCAACTCATGATTTTATCAAGGTTAACCAGCTGGAACCATACGGAGACATCTTGATCTCGAGGGGACCAAAGATGTGA
- the LOC4339723 gene encoding LOW QUALITY PROTEIN: uncharacterized protein (The sequence of the model RefSeq protein was modified relative to this genomic sequence to represent the inferred CDS: deleted 1 base in 1 codon) yields the protein MLSEGKELNMKEMDSKGKGGSNHASWTSAMSSFMLSHLANLVASGTRTSSGFKQAHLNPCARALNEMFCTNFTGDQIKNHLKTWQKKFTKMNRLRKVSAAGWDEVNFVITLDAKHYNEYIKDHKTDAEFFNKPLLHYGEMLTIFGSTMATGKFAKDSSSVLGTEDVETENEKVNRAPTTIDLDPETSSASKPKKAKTIESEDDGLIRAITNVGDKLAAAIVKAGEPDNTLPVGLFDTLKSLPGFQDIHLSFYYAYLVANPHIARAFNGLPFENKLHWVAMFISDKFTGSM from the exons ATGTTAAGTGAAGGGAAGGAGCTAAATATGAAG GAAATGGATAGCAAAGGAAAGGGAGGAAGCAACCATGCTTCATGGACATCTGCAATGTCCTCTTTTATGTTGTCTCATCTAGCCAATCTTGTGGCTAGTGGGACGAGGACTTCCTCTGGCTTCAAACAGGCCCATCTCAATCCATGTGCGAGGGCTCTCAATGAGATGTTTTGTACTAATTTTACCGGTGATCAGATTAAGAATCACTTGAAAACATGGCAAAAGAAGTTCACAAAGATGAACAGGCTTAGGAAAGTGAGTGCTGCTGGTTGGGATGAAGTTAATTTTGTTATTACTCTTGATGCTAAGCACTACAATGAATATATCAAG GATCACAAGACCGATGCTGAG TTTTTTAACAAACCTCTTTTGCACTATGGTGAGATGCTTACAATCTTTGGGAGCACAATGGCTACAGGAAAGTTTGCAAAGGACTCAAGTTCAGTTCTTGGTACTGAAGATGTAGAAACTGAAAACGAAAAGGTGAATCGTGCTCCAACCACTATTGATCTTGATCCTGAAACTTCATCTGCAAGCAAGCCAAAGAAGGCCAAAACAATTGAAAGTGAAGATGATGGGCTGATTAGGGCAATCACCAATGTGGGTGACAAGCTTGCTGCTGCTATAGTGAAGGCTGGTGAGCCAGATAATACGCTGCCGGTAGGTTTATTTGACACCCTGAAAAGCCTTCCTGGTTTTCAGGACATCCACTTATCATTTTACTATGCTTATTTGGTGGCTAACCCTCACATTGCTAGAGCTTTTAATGGACTTCCATTCGAAAACAAGTTACATTGGGTTGCTATGTTCATTAGTGACAAGTTTACTGGATCAATGTAG
- the LOC9271594 gene encoding uncharacterized protein isoform X2, translating into MAPRGYLAEVALLTSASEDLAAVGPGEREGWLDDPAVLPPLAPRARALAVAVAARSVLAVAPVAGGGGRVTVRPALGPDDGRISAVEWIPLAGEDAGEAGERVAVAVGTDARWLLLYSLAGDLLHKQGNVIG; encoded by the coding sequence ATGGCGCCGCGAGGCTACCTGGCGGAGGTGGCTCTCCTCACGTCGGCCTCCGaggacctcgccgccgtgggccccggcgagagggaggggtggctgGACGACCCCGCCGTGCTCCCtcccctcgcgccgcgcgcgcgcgccctcgccgtcgccgttgcggCGCGGTCCGTGCTCGCGGTTGCCCCGGTCGCCGGAGGAGGTGGCAGGGTCACGGTGAGGCCCGCGCTGGGGCCCGACGACGGCCGGATCTCCGCCGTGGAGTGGATCCCGCTCGCTGGGGAGGACGCCGGGGAGGCTGGTGAGAGAgtggccgtcgccgtgggcACGGACGCCAGGTGGCTTCTGTTATACTCTCTCGCCGGCGATCTGCTGCACAAGCAG